From Lycium ferocissimum isolate CSIRO_LF1 chromosome 12, AGI_CSIRO_Lferr_CH_V1, whole genome shotgun sequence, one genomic window encodes:
- the LOC132040714 gene encoding 26S proteasome regulatory subunit 7 homolog A-like, with protein sequence MAPAAAADIEDEIKDEKNPPPLDEDDIALLKTYGLGPYSTSIKKVEKELKEMSKKINDLCGIKESDTGLAAPSQWDLVSDKQMMQEEQPLQVARCTKIISPNTEDAKYVINVKQIAKFVVGLGDKVSPTDIEEGMRVGVDRNKYQIQIPLPPKIDPSVTMMTVEEKPDVTYNDVGGCKEQIERMREVVELPMLHPEKFVKLGIDPPKGVLCYGPPGTGKTLLARAVANRTDACFIRVIGSELVQKYVGEGARMVRELFQMARSKKACIVFFDEVDAIGGARFDDGAGGDNEVQRTMLEIVNQLDGFDARGNIKVLMATNRPDTLDPALLRPGRLDRKVEFGLPDLESRTQIFKIHTRTMNCERDIRFELLARLCPNSTGADIRSVCTEAGMYAIRARRKTVTEKDFLDAVNKVIKGYQKFSATPKYMVYN encoded by the exons ATGGCACCAGCAGCAGCTGCTGATATCGAAGATGAGATCAAAGACGAAAAGAACCCACCTCCTCTTGATGAAGATGATATTGCTCTTCTCAAAACTTAT GGTTTGGGACCTTATTCAACAAGCATAAAGAAAGTTGAAAAGGAACTCAAGGAAATgtcaaaaaagataaatgatttGTGCG GTATTAAGGAGTCTGACACTGGGTTAGCTGCACCAAGTCAATGGGATCTTGTTTCTGATAAACAGATGATGCAGGAGGAGCAACCTCTTCAG GTAGCAAGGTGTACGAAGATAATTAGTCCCAATACAGAAGATGCAAAATATGTGATAAATGTCAAGCAAATAGCAAAG TTTGTAGTTGGATTGGGAGACAAAGTTTCTCCAACTGATATAGAAGAAGGCATGCGAGTCGG AGTTGACAGGAATAAATATCAAATCCAGATTCCGTTGCCTCCCAAAATTGATCCAAGCGTTACCATGATGACAGTTGAGGAAAAACCTGATGTGACATATAATGACGTTGGTGGATGCAAGGAGCAAATTGAAAGAATGAGAGAG GTTGTTGAGCTTCCCATGCTTCACCCTGAAAAGTTTGTGAAACTTGGAATTGATCCCCCGAAGGGTGTTCTCTGCTATGGTCCTCCTGGTACTGGGAAAACACTGCTTGCCAGAGCAGTGGCTAATCGAACAGATGCATGTTTCATTCGTGTTATTGGTAGTGAGCTGGTTCAGAAATATGTTGGCGAGGGGGCTAGGATGGTGCGTGAACTGTTCCAG ATGGCACGCTCCAAGAAGGCATGCATTGTGTTTTTCGATGAAGTGGATGCCATTGGAGGTGCACGATTTGATGATGGTGCAGGCGGGGACAATGAGGTTCAGCGAACTATGCTTGAAATTGTGAACCAACTTGATGGATTCGATGCTCGAGGGAATATTAAAGTTCTCATGGCAACCAATAG ACCTGATACACTTGATCCTGCATTATTACGTCCTGGGAGACTGGATCGCAAAGTTGAGTTTGGTCTGCCTGATCTAGAGAGTAGGACCCAGATATTTAAGATTCATACACGGACGATGAACTGTGAGCGTGATATTCGGTTTGAACTTTTGGCTCGTCTTTGTCCAAACTCTACAG GAGCTGACATCAGGAGTGTGTGCACGGAGGCTGGAATGTATGCTATTCGAGCAAGAAGGAAGACTGTTACAGAGAAAGACTTTTTAGATGCTGTCAACAAAGTTATCAAAGGGTATCAGAAATTCAGTGCAACGCCGAAGTACATGGTCTACAATTGA